The genomic segment ATCATGTCGGCCTGCCTGGCGTTGGAGCAGCCGGTCAAGGTCGCCTATCTCGGCCCCGAGGGCACCTTTACCCAGCAGGCCGCGCTCAAGCACTTCGGCCACAGCGCGGTGAGCCTGCCGATGGCGGCCATCGACGAGGTGTTTCGCGAGGTCGAGGCCGGCGCCGTGCACTATGGCGTGGTGCCGGTAGAGAACTCCACCGAGGGCGTGGTCAACCACACCCTCGACTCCTTCATGGACTCGGCGATGCGGATCTGCGGTGAAGCGGTGCTACGCATTCACCACCACCTGCTGGTATCGAGCAATACCCGCAAGGACAAGGTGTCGCGGATCTATTCGCACCCGCAGTCCTTCGCCCAGTGCCGCAAGTGGCTGGATGCCCACTATCCCCACGCCGAGCGGGTGGCGGTGGCCTCCAACGCCGAGGCCGCCAAGCTGGTCAAGACCGAGTGGCACAGTGCGGCGATCGCCGGCGACATGGCGGCCAAGCTATACGACCTGGAACGCATCGCCGAGAAGATCGAAGACAGCCCCGACAACTCCACGCGCTTCCTGATCATCGGCAACCACGACGTGCCGATGTCCGGCGAGGACAAGACCTCGGTGGTGGTCGCCATGCGCAACCAGCCGGGGGCACTGCACGAGCTGCTCGAGCCGTTCCACCGCCACGCCATCGACCTGACGCGCCTCGAGACGCGCCCCTCGCGCAGCGGGGTGTGGAACTACGTGTTCTTCATCGACTTCAAGGGCCATCGCGATGAGCCGCGGGTCGCCGCGGTGCTCGAAGAGGTGCGGCTGCGCGCCGCCGACCTCAAGGTGCTCGGCTCCTACCCGATGGGCGTGCTCTAAGCATGCAGGAGAGAGGCATGCAGGCATCGCGCATGCTGATCGTAGGCCTCGGCCTGATCGGCGGCTCGCTGGCGGCGGCGCTCAAGGCCCAGGGCGTTGGCGGCGAGATCGCCGCCTGCGACCGCGATCCCGACGAGATCGCCCGCGGCATCGAGATGGGGCTGATCGACAGCGGCGGCACGCGGCTCGCTGAGCAGCTCGAAGGCGCCAGCCTGGTGGTGCTGGCGGTGCCGGTGCTGGCCATGGACGGCGTAATGGCGACCCTGGCCGAGGCCCTGGCCGAGCGTCCCGAGCACGCCTGGCCGGTGATCACCGATGTCGGCAGCACCAAGGCGGCGATCCGCGACAGTGCGATCCGCGCCTTCGGCCGGCTGCCGGCACAGCTGGTGCTGGGCCATCCCATCGCCGGCTCCGAGAAGAGCGGCGTGGCGGCCTCTAACCCGACGCTCTATCGTCATCACAAGGTCATCCTCACCCCGCAGCATGATACCGCGCCGCAGGCCCTGGCGCGGGTGCGCGCGATGTGGCAGGCGTGCGGCGCCGAGGTGCTGGAGATGGAGGTCGAGCGCCACGACGAGGTGCTGGCGCGCACCAGCCACCTGCCGCATCTGCTGGCCTTCTCGCTGGTCGATACCCTGGCCCGCCAGGACGACCGGCTGGAGATATTCCGCTACGCCGCCGGCGGCTTTCGCGACTTCACGCGCATCGCCGGCAGCGACCCGGTGATGTGGCGCGACATCTTCACCGCCAACCGGCGCGCGGTGCTCGACGCCCTCGACGACTTCGAGGCCGGCCTGGCCAGGCTGCGCCGCGAGGTGGAGGCCGGAGATGGCGACGCCATGCTGGCCACCATCGACCGCGCCAGCCACGCCCGGCACTATTTCGATACGCTACTCAACAAGACCCGTTACCAGGTGAGTGATCACACCATGCAACAGCAAGCGCTTCGCTATCGGGTGGCCCCCGGTGGCACCGTGACCGGCCGCATTCGCGTGCCCGGCGACAAGTCCGTCTCGCACCGCTCGATCATGCTCGGCGCCCTGGCCGAGGGCGTCACCGAGATCAAGGGTTTCCTCGAGGGCGAGGATAGCCTGGCCACGCTGCAGGCCTTCCGCGAGATGGGCGTGGCCATCGAGGGCCCGCACCAGGGGCGGGTGACCATTCACGGCGTCGGCATGCACGGCCTCGAGGCGCCCGCCGGGCCGCTCTACGTCGGCAACGCCGGTACCGCCATGCGGCTGTTTGCCGGGCTGCTGGCCGGCCAGGCCTTCGACAGCGAGCTGATCGGCGACGCCTCGCTGACCAAGCGCCCGATGGGCCGCGTGGCCGATCCGCTGCGCCTGATGGGCGCCGAGATCGAGACTCGCGAAGGCGGGCGGCCGCCGCTCAAGATCAAGGGCGGCCGTCGGCTTACTGGCATCGACTACGACATGCCGATGGCCAGCGCCCAGGTGAAATCCTGCCTGCTGCTGGCGGGCATGTACGCCGAGGGCGTCACCCAGGTGCGCGAGCCGGCGCCGACCCGCGACCACACCGAACGCATGCTCAACGGCTTCGGCTACCCGGTGCACCGCGACGGCGACACCTGCTGGCTGGAGGGCGGCGGCAGGCTCACCGCAGGGCCCATCGACGTGCCCTCGGATATCTCCTCGGCGACCTTCTTCCTGGTCGCCGCGGCGATCACTCCGGGCGCCGACCTGCTGCTCGAGCACGTCGGCATCAACCCCACCCGCATCGGCGTGATCAATATCCTCAAGGCGATGGGCGCCGACCTCGAGCTATCCAACCAGGCCGACGTCGGCGGCGAGCCGGTGGCCGATATCCGCGTGCGCTATACCCCGCTCAAGGGCATCGAGGTTCCCCAGGAGCAGGTGCCGCTGGCCATCGACGAGTTCCCGGCGCTGTTCATCGCCGCGGCCAACGCCGAGGGCACCACGCGGCTGCGCGGCGCCGAGGAGCTGCGGGTCAAGGAGTCGGACCGCCTGCAGGCGATGGCCGACGGCCTCACCGCGCTGGGCGTCGACAACACCCTGCACCCCGACGGCATCGACATCGTCGGCCGCGCGGCGGGCGAGGGCAGCAACGGGCCTAGCTACGGCGGCGGGCGCATCGACAGCCTCGGCGACCACCGCATCGCCATGGCCTTCAGCATCGCCGCGCTGCGCGCCGGCGCCGAGATCGTCATCGACGACTGCGCCAATGTGGCGACCTCGTTCCCCGGCTTCATCGACCTGGCGCGCAAGGTCGGCCTGAGCCTGGCCGAGGAGCCAGCCGAGCAGGAGGGCGCATGAGCGATACCGCCAGCCAGGCGCCGGTACTGACCATCGACGGGCCGGGCGGCGCCGGCAAGGGCACCATCAGTCGGCTGGTCGCCGAGCGCCTCGGCTGGCACCTGCTCGACTCCGGGGCGCTGTATCGGCTCACCGCCCAGGCCGCCGCCAAGCACGCGGTGGCGCTGGACGACGCCGAGGGCCTGGCGGCGCTGGCGGCGAGTCTCGACGTTGCGTTTCTGGTCGAGGACGGCGAGCCGCGGGTGCTGCTCGAAGGCGAGGACGTGACCCGTACGATTCGCACCGAGCAGGCCGGCGACCGCGCCTCCCAGGTGGCGGCGCTCAACCCGGTGCGCGAGGCGCTGCTGCAGCGTCAGCGCGACTTCGCCACGCCGCCCGGCCTGGTCGCCGACGGTCGCGACATGGGCACCGTGGTATTCCCCGCGGCAGCGCTGAAGATTTTCCTCACCGCATCCGCCGAGGAGCGGGCGCAGCGGCGCCACCTGCAGTTGCAGGAAAGCGGCGTGACTGCTAGTCTATCGAGTCTTTTAAAAGAGATTCAGGCACGCGATGCGCGCGACATGCAGCGCAGCGTGGCCCCGCTCAAGCCGGCAGACGATGCCATCACGCTTGACACCACGCGCCTGACCATACCGGAAGTGGTGGATCGGTTGACGCAGCTGCTGGCCCAGCGAGGCCTGGCCGCGACACCTGACGATCCATGACGGAGCCCCCGGCAAGACGTCATGACGTGGCACGGCAGTCTCATTTCAGAAAGCCAGGCCAGGTCGAACCAGCGCCAACGTCCCCGGGGATCATTGCAGTAGGCCCGTACTCGCTGGTGGTACGGAGAAGGCGGTTCGCCGCTATTAAAACGTTGATCACAGGAACATCATGAGCGAAAGCTTTGCTGAGTTATTTGAACAGTCTCTCCAGGATATCAACATGGAGGCGGGTGCCATCGTCATGGCCACCGTCGTCGACATCGAAGGTGACTGGGTCACCGTCAATGCCGGCCTGAAGTCCGAAGGTCAGATCCCTGTTTCCCAATTCCGCGATGACAATGGCGAACTGACCATTGCCATTGGTGATGAAGTCAAGGTGGCCCTGGAAGCCGTCGAAGATGGCTTCGGCGAGACCCGCCTGTCCCGCGAGAAGGCCAAGCGTGCCGAGGCGTGGAAAGAGCTGGAAGCCGCCTTCGAGAAAGAAGAGATTGTCAAAGGCGTGATCAACGGCAAGGTCAAGGGTGGCTTCACCGTCGACGTCGCCTCCATCCGCGCCTTCCTGCCGGGTTCGCTGGTCGACGTGCGCCCGGTGCGCGACACCACGCACCTCGAGCACAAAGAGCTGGACTTCAAGGTCATCAAGCTCGACGCCAAGCGCAACAACGTGGTGGTATCGCGCCGCGCCGTGCTCGAAGCCGAGAACAGCGCCGAGCGTGAAGCGCTGCTGGCCACCCTGCAGGAAGGCCAGCAGATCAAGGGTATCGTCAAGAACCTCACCGATTACGGCGCCTTCGTCGATCTGGGTGGCGTCGACGGCCTGCTGCACATCACCGACATGGCCTGGAAGCGCATCAAGCATCCGTCCGAGATCGTTGCCGTTGGCGACGAGATCAACGTCAAGGTGCTGAAGTTCGACCGTGAGCGCAACCGCGTCTCGCTGGGCCTCAAGCAGCTCGGCGAAGATCCCTGGGTCAACATCACCGCGCGTTACCCGGAAGGCACCAAGGTCAACGCCCGTGTCACCAACCTCACCGACTACGGCTGCTTCGCCGAGCTGGAAGAGGGCGTCGAGGGTCTGGTTCACGTCTCCGAAATGGACTGGACCAACAAGAACATCCACCCCTCCAAGGTCGTGCAAGTGGGTGACGATGTCGACGTCATGGTGCTGGATATCGACGAGGAGCGTCGTCGTATCTCCCTGGGTATCAAGCAGTGCACCACCAACCCGTGGGAAGACTTCAGCGCGCGCTACAACAAGGGCGACCGCGTTGCCGGCAGCATCAAGTCGATCACCGACTTCGGCATCTTCATCGGCCTGGAAGGCGGCATCGACGGCCTGGTGCACCTGTCCGACATCTCCTGGACCGAGACCGGCGAAGAAGCCGTGCGTCAGTTCAAGAAGGGCGACGAAGCCGAAGCGGTCATCCTCTCCATCGATCCGGAGCGTGAGCGCATCTCGCTGGGCATCAAGCAGCTCGAGACCGATCCTGTCTCCGAGTTCCTGGCTGTCAACGACAAGGGTGCCATCGTCACCGGCCGCGTGGTCGAAGTCGATGCCAAGGAAGCCCACGTCGAGCTGGCGACCGACGTCGTTGCCATCCTCAAGGCCTCCGAGATCAGCGCCGACCGCGTCGAAGACGCGCGCAACGTGCTGAGCGAAGGCGACAGTGTCGAAGCCCGCATCGTCGGGGTGGATCGCAAGAACCGTGCGATCAACCTGTCGATCAAGGCCAAGGATCAGGACGACACCCGTCAGAACCTCAAGAAGCTGCGCGAAGAGAGTCCCGAGAGCGGTGGCCCGACCACCATCGGCGACCTGATCAAGCAGCAGATGGGCCAGGACTGATCGCCTAGCGCGCCAGTCCGACGATCGTCAGATCGCAAACGCCGCCTCCTTCGGGAGGCGGCGTTTTTTATGGGCGGCGGTTACTCAGCCATCACGGCTGGCGGTAGCGGGCCCAGTAGAGCAGGGTTTCCTGAATCGCAATGGCCGGTGAGGTGCGCTGCAGCAGCAGGTCGCCCTGCTCACGCGCCTCGATGGGCGACATACCGAAGTGGGCCTGGAAGGCGCGCTGGAACTGCCGCTCATTGGCGAAGCCCCAGCGAAACGCCACCTGGCTGACCGGCTCCTGGGGCTGGTTGCGCATGTCGCGCAGCGCCGATTCGAGTCGGCGGTAGCGAATGTAGTCGCTTACCCCGGGCTTGCCGAAGGCGCGATACAGCGTGGTGCGCGAGATGCTGAAGGCGTCGAGCAGCATCGCCGGGCCCAGTCCCGGGTCGGTCAGGTGGCGGTCGATGAAGGCGTGCAGGCGCTGCTTGAGGCTCTGGGCCGAGGGCGAGAAGAAGCCCGAATTGCACTCGGCCGGGTCGATCCCCGAGGCGAGCAGGTTGCGGGTGCAGGGTTGCAGCCGCCTGACGTCGCGCTGGGTGAGCTGGGGCAGCTGTTCGCAAAGGGCTTCGAGGTGGGCGGTGATCAGCTTGGTCAACGGCTGCTCCCTGGGTAGCAGGGTGCCGTGCAGGTTGGTCTCGTTGACGTCGAGCCCCAGATCGTAGCGCGGCAGGATCAGGGTCAGGCTCTCCATCGGCGTTGCCTCGAGGTCGATCAGCTGCCGGGTATCGAGGAAGCTGATGTCGCCAGGGCGGGCGCATAGCGGGGTGTCGCCGCACTGCCCTGTCAGCTGGCCGTGGCGGTAGACCTGGATGAAGTAGTAGTTGAGCCCCTCGCTGGGGGCCAGCGATGCTTGGCGAAAGAAGCGGTGGCTGTTGCAGCGAATCGTGCCCAGCATCCAGTCGCCGAACAGATAGGAGTCGATCTCACCCTCCAGGGCGTCGCCGCGATCGGGGTCGACGTGAAAGAAGGGGGCGGCGATATCGCGCCAGGCTCGCGACCTGTGCTCCGGTGCCAGGTCGCCGGTGCGGAAGTGCACATGCGGTAACCCTTGGTCGAGATAGTGGGTCGAATCGGATCGTGGCACAGCGTTTCTCCTGCCGTATCGGTCATTCGGCCTCAGTCATTGGCCCTGCGCTAAGAAAAAATCGTCGGAGAGCGCGGACAATCTGGCGTGATGTATGGCACAGAGTGTCGCGCTGTAGGCTGGCTCAGTCGTTAGAATGACGGAAATCACTAATTTGTAAAACCGTGTTACTAACACGTGCTCCAACGCAGGGAGCCTCGTTTCGAGGAGTGGTACAACAATGAGCAGGGCATTACCCCGCCGTTATCTGCTGCCGCTGGCGGCGGCGTCGCTGCTGGTGGCGCCGTTGGCGTCGGCCACCAGCCTGATGCAGGCCTATGAGCTGGCCAGGCAGAACGACCCCCAGTTCCAGGCAGATTTCTACGGCAAGCAGGCTACCGATGAGCGTTACGACCAGGCCCGAGCGGCGCTGCTGCCCCAGGTCTCGGCCAACGCCAGCTACACCGAGACCTCGCAGAACATCGTCAGCACCGACAATGAGGTGTTCGACAGCGGCAGTACCAGTTTTCCTACCACCGTCTATGGTATCTCCCTCGAGCAGTCAGTCTACGACTATTCGCGCTGGGCCGCATTTCGCCAGGCCGACACCGAGACCCAGCAGGCGGCATCTGAGCTAGAAGTGGCGCGCCAGGACCTGGTGCTGCGCGTCGCCGAGCGCTATTTCGATGCGCTGGCACTCTACGAGAACCTGACCTTCCTGCAGGCCGAGAAGGAGGAGGTCGAGACCAATCTCAACGAGGCCCGGGCGCGCTACGAAGATGGCCTGTCCCGCGAGGTAGATCTGCTCGATGCCGAGTCGCGCCTGCTGCAGGTGGAGTCGCGGGAGCTCGAGGTCGAGAACTCGCTGCGCGATGCATTGAACGGCCTGGAGGAGATCACTGGCACCCTGCCGGATCGCCTCAAGCCGGTGAGCGACGAGCTCGCGCTGGAGCGCCCCGACCCTGACGATCAAGAGGAGTGGACGCGCCTCGGGCTTGAGCGCAACCCGCGCCTGCAGGCCGCCGAGCTGGCCATGGAGGTCGCCAATCAGGAGGTGAGGGTGCGCCGTGGGGGGCATCTGCCGACCCTGGGGTTGAGCGTCAGCTACGAGAACGACGACACCGAGGGCTCGCTGTTCGGCGGCGGTAGCCAGGTGGAAACCCAGATCGCACGACTCGACCTGAATATTCCCATCTACAGCGGCGGCATGGTCTCGTCCCAGGTGCGCGAGGGCGAGCAGCTGATCGAGGTGAGCCGCTCGCGTCACGATCAGGTGCGTCGCGAGCTCGACCGCGAGGTGCGCGCCGGCTATCAGGGCATCCTCACCGCCATGTCCCGCGAGCGCGCCCTGAGCGAATCGCTGCGCACCAACCAGCGCATCGTCGAGTCGCGCCAGGTTGGCTATGAATCCGGGGTGACGCCGCTGCTCGACCTGCTCGACGCCGAGCGCGAGCTGTTCTTCGCCCGCAGTGAGCTGGCCGGCGCCCGCTACGACTACCTGCTCGGCGTACTGCGCTTGCGGCATGCCGCGGGAGTGATCAACGCAGAAGATCTCCAGCAGATCGATGCCCTACTCGATGAGCCCGTCGATGTCTTCGCTAGCCAGCAGCCAAGCTTCTGAGTCGGCTCGGCAGCAGGCCGACCGCCAGGTGGCGCGCATGCGCGCCTTCAGCGAGCGCCTTGGTCGGGGCCACTTTGAGGAGCACTCGGCCAAATGGCGGCCGGGGCAGTGGTCCGCGGTGCGTCACCTGATGGGGGTGCCCTTGAACGGCCTGAGCGCCCGTGAGCTGCAGCCGGCGCTGCCCGAACTGCTCAGCGAACTGGGCATGCGCGATGACGATCAGGCCGGCTTCCTCGCGCCGCTGCAGCAGGCGCCGCTGCCGCACTTCCTGCATCTTGGCGTCGAGGAGCAGCGCTGCAAGGTGTACTGGGAGGCGCCGCTGCCGACGTCGCCGCCGGCCGGGCGGTTCGCCCTCTACCGCGCCTGGAAGTGGCAGCCGGGCGAGGAGGCAAGCGTCTCGGAGTACCTGCTGGCCAGCTCGGCCAAGCAGGTGCGGGGCTGGATCGACGCCCAGTGCCAGGCCCTGCCGGACGACGTCGAGGATCTGCTCGAACACCTCGAGATCCAGTTTGCCTTGAGGCAGCTGCCCTGGCCGCCGGTCTGCGTGCGCATCGAAGAGCGCCAGCACGGCAGCGCCACGCCGCGGCACTCGATCAACCTGCACCTGCACGGCGCGCGCCTGGCGCTAGGGCGGATCGCCGGGCCGCTGTTCGCTCTGGCCCGCTCCTGGCAGGTGGCGCCGCGCGCTGAGGTCCAGCGCTGGCTGGCGCAGCACGGCAACCAGATGCTCAGCAACCTTTCATTGGGGGTGGATCATCTCGATCGGCCCTTCTTCACCTGCTACTACGGCGGCCGCGCCGCCCAACATGCTAACCAGGAGCACTAGTCACGATGGCAACGCAACTCCTCATCTACCGCAACGTACAGCCCATCACCCGCGACAAGCACAGCGAGCTGTCGCTTAAGGTCAGTCAGGACTTCGGCTTCGCCGCCGAGGTCAATTCGGTGCCGCTGATGGCGGCGGAGTTTCCGGCCGCCGCCAGCGACCTGCCGATCGTTTTCACCGACGCCGACGACGGCGTGCTGCCGGTGGCCGTGCTCGGCCTGGCCCAGGACAGCAACCTGATGGTCGACAGCGACGGCCAGTGGCGCGGCGAATACGTCCCCGCCTTCCTGCGTCGCTATCCCTTCGTGTTTGCCTCCAGCGAGGAGGGCAAGACCTTCACCCTGTGTATCGATGACAGCTATCCGGGCATCAACGCCGAGGGCAAGGGCGAGCGCTTCTTCGACAGCGAAGGCCAGCGCACCCAGTACCTGGAGCGAGTGCTGAGCTTCCTGCAGGACTACCAGGCCCACTTCCAGCGCACCCGCGCCTTCGGCAAGCGGCTGATGGAGCTCGACCTGCTCGAGGACGTGCAGGCCCAGGTGCGCCAGGGCGAGGGCGGCTCGCGCACCTTGACCGGCTTCAAGGCGGTCAATCGCAGCAAGCTCAAGGGCATCGATGACAACGCCCTGAAGGCGATGCTGGCCAGCGATGAGCTGGAGCTGCTGTATATCCACCTGCAGTCGATGCGCAACTTCAACCGCTTGAGCCGGCTGGCGCGCGGCGGCGAGCGGGTCGAGGCCCAGGCCAAGGGCGACCCGGCCGAGCAGCGCGTCGAGAGCACCAGCGAGGACGATGCGCCGGTGCACTGACGCACCCACCATACCCCGCGCCACCGAGTCACGCTTCCGTCGGCCGATGTGCTCTCCCCCGGAGCCATCGGGCCGCGGTCAGCCAGGAGAACCGCCATGAACCGCCCCTTCCAGCCCACCCGTAAGCCGTTGGCCACCCTGGTCGCCAAGCTGACGCGCAAGCGCAGCCGCGCCCAGGCGCAGAAGTCGCGCTTCGTCTTCGAAGGGCTCGAGCCGCGCATGCTGCTCTCTGCCGACCCTCTGTCGGTAGCGCTGGAGGCGGCCACCGATCTGGAAGTGCGGGTGGTGGAGGAGGGTAATCAGAAGCAGCTGCAGTTCCTCGACCTCAACGGTGAGGACGGTCCGGAGCTGATCGAGGGCATGGCGCTGGGTGATGTAATCAGCGTCGAGGTCGAGGCCAGCAACGAGGACGATCGGTTCAGCTTCAACGATGATAACGGGCTGCTTGGCGATGCCGACCACCTGACGTTCACCTTCCTGGGGGAGGAAGGCGGCAACAATATTCTCGATCTGACCGGGGCGGAAGATCTCGACATCGTGTTCGACGGCGGCGACGACGATGATCGAATCGTTTATGGCGGCGACCAGGGTGGCGAGTGGCTGCTCGACGGCGACGAAAGCGGCAAGGGCAACTTTCACAACCTGTCGTTCAGCGGCGTGGTCGAGGTCGAGCTCGACGACAGCGACGCCGAGCATCGCGTGGCCTCGGTCAACGCGGGCAGTTTCTTCGCGGTATTGAATGAAGGCAGCGTGCTGGTGGGCGAGGAGCCCGAGGACGACGAGTACCAGGGCATCACCCTAAGCGGCGTTCACGGCCTCGACGGTCGTTCGGACGACACCCTGAGCTATATCGAGTACGACGAAGGCGTCGAGGTAGACCTCGGCAGCGGCACGGCTACCGGGTTTTCCGGCGACGTCAGCGGCTTCGGCATCCTCGAGGGGTCGAACGCCGATGACGTCCTGATCGCCGGCGACGGCGGGGTGACCCTACGCGGCCTGGCCGGTAACGACATCCTCGAGAGCGGCAGCGGCGACGACACCCTCGAAGGGGGGGCCGACGAGAACCTGCTGATCTCGCGCGGCGGCCAGGACACCTTCGTCAGTGACGACGACGCCCTGGACAGCTATCTGGTGGAGCGCGACAGCGGCAACATCACGCTTTCCAGCGACGGCGAGGCCACAGTCAGCGTTGGTGATACCACGGTACTGAGCTTCTCGCACCACCCCGAGGAGATCATCCTCGGCGCCTCCGCCGAAAGCAACGGGATGACCCTGGACGCCAGCGAGTATGGACTCGGGGGGGTGACCTTCCAGCTACAGGGCGAAGAGGTCACCGCCATCGGCAGCGACCAGGACGACTTCTTCCTGCTCTCCGCCGACGGTAGCGGCAGTATCGACGGTGGCGAGAACAGCGACGAGGACCAGCTGCGCCTCGAGGCCGACGCCGATATGACGCTGACCGACACCTCGCTCAGCGTCGATGGCAATGCGCTATATGTGCTCGAGAACGTCGAGTTGGCGATCCTGATCGGCGGCGAGGGTGATAACGAGCTCAATGCCAGTGAGTTCTCCGGCGACGTGCGCCTGGAGGGTGTGGCCGGTGCCAATGTGCTGCGCGGCGGCGACGGCGACGACCTGCTGATCGGCGGTGCCGGCGACGATCATCTCTACGGGGGCGGCGGCGACGACGTGCTGTTCGGCAACACCGGCAGCAATACCCTCAACGGCGGCGACGGCGAGAACCGCGTGATGGGCGCCTCGAGCAGCTTCCTCGAACTCGACGACGACCAACTGCTGCACGGCGACGCGGTGGCCGAGTACGAACTGGTGTGGGACGGCGACCCCGATGAGGCGGTGCAGTTCTTCTATGACGGCGACGAGATCGGCGAGGCCATCGCCGCCGACGCCGAGGCGCTGCAGATCCAGCGCTTGCTCGAGGCGACTCCCGAGATCGGCGAGGGAAACGTCCAGGTCGCCAGCGGGTTGAATGAAGACGGCGAGCGCTTCTGGACGGTGCGCTTCCTCAACGACTTTATGGCCGTCGACGAGCAGGGCGAATTCGCCCTGGCGTTGGCCACTCTGGGTGTGGCCCAGGCCAGCGCCGGCAGCGCCAGCCACGACGCGGTCAAGAAGCAGTCGCGCCAGGTCGGGCGTGACTCGCTGGAGAATATCCACGGCGGCATCCTGCAGGCCATCGAGGGCGGCTACACCCGCCTCGACGCCAGTGCCTTCACGGGCGAGGTGTATCTGGAGGGCGGCAGCGGCAACGACACCCTGATCGGCGGTCAGGGCGTGAGCGAGTTCAACGCCCAGGCCGGCGACAACCACCTGATCGCCGGTGCCGGCGAGAACATCGTGGTCGGCGGCAGCGGCGAGGACCACCTCGAGCTGCGCCTCGACGATGCCATCGAGTCGGTCACCCTCGACGGCGACACCTTCACCCTCGAAGACGACGCTGCGTCCACTGAATCTACCTATGAAGCGGTGGAGCGGGTCTCGATCATTCGCCAGGGCGATGCCGATCTGGATGTCGACGCCAGCGGCTACCACGGCATCTCCGCGGCTACTGCGCTTGCCGACCTGCTCGGCGAGGAGGACTTCGCGGCGATCTTCTCCGCCGAGGACGAACCCGGCGAGATCGAAGAGGAGAGCGGCGATATTCAAGGCGCGCTGCGGCTCGGGGTCAGCGTTGGTGACGCCGACCCGCAGGTGGTCTCGCTGGATGGCGTGCGTACCCTGGGTAATCTGGTCGAGGCGCTGGGCAGCGTCGACGGCCTCGAGGCACGGCTCGAACTGGCCGACGGCACCCTGATGCTCGAGGCCGAAAGCGACATGACCCTCGAGGCCCTCGGCGAGGGCGACCAGCAGGACGCCGTCGAAACGCTGTTCGACGCGCTCGGCCTTGCGCTGGGTGACCTGGGCAGCGAGACGGCGAGCGCCCAGCTGCAGGCCGGCGGGGTGCGGATCGCCATGCAGGGGGCGGGCAACCTGACCGCCACCGGCAGCGGCGGCAACGACCGTTTTGAGCTGGACGAGGCCGGCGAGCACGACCTCGACGGCGGCGGTGGCGACAACACCCTGGTGGCGCTTCATGCCGGCGATATGACCCTGGATGCCGATAGCCTGACGTACGCCATCGACGGCGATGACGACGACCTGGAGACCTCCTTCAGCGATATTGGCAGCGTGGTGCTGGAGGTGGCCGAGGGCGTGGACGCAGCCGATATCGACGCCAGCGACTTCGACGGCGATGCCCTGACCCTGCGCAGCGGCGTGGCCGGCGAGCTGATCGGCTCGAACCAGGTGGCGACCGACTTCATGATCGATATCGGTGATGCCGATCTCGAGGAAGACGCCATCGAGATCACCAGCGGCCATCAGTCTAGCCGCATCGAGGTGATGGCCGATGCCGGCGATAGCGTCGACGATCTGTCGGCGTTCGATCCGATCAGGTTTGTCGACGGCGATGCTGAGATCAACTATGTGTGGTTCGGCGACGTGACCCTAGGCGACGATGTCGATATCAGCCTCGATGAAGAGGTCACGCTGGCCGCCAGCGGCATCCTGACCCTCGACGGTGCCTCGATCAGCACCGGCGGCAGCCACGACCTCACTCTGGTGGCCGACGGCGTGGTGCTCGACGGTGCGATACTCGATATCGCCGGTGACCTGAGCATCGAGGCCGCCGGGATCGAGGTCCACGGCGGCAGTGTGCTGGAAGCCGGCGGCGCTCTGGGCCTCTACGCCCAGCCGATGGGCTTTTTCAACGGCTCGCCGGCCAATGGCTTTGTCGACGTGGGCCTGTTCGACCTGTCGGTGGTCATCGGCGATGCGCGCCTCGAGGCGGCGAAGATCGATATCGAGTCGCGCATCGACAATCCGGACCGCTCGCTGGTCTTGTTCGACAGCGGCAACAGC from the Halomonas sp. 1513 genome contains:
- a CDS encoding 30S ribosomal protein S1 codes for the protein MSESFAELFEQSLQDINMEAGAIVMATVVDIEGDWVTVNAGLKSEGQIPVSQFRDDNGELTIAIGDEVKVALEAVEDGFGETRLSREKAKRAEAWKELEAAFEKEEIVKGVINGKVKGGFTVDVASIRAFLPGSLVDVRPVRDTTHLEHKELDFKVIKLDAKRNNVVVSRRAVLEAENSAEREALLATLQEGQQIKGIVKNLTDYGAFVDLGGVDGLLHITDMAWKRIKHPSEIVAVGDEINVKVLKFDRERNRVSLGLKQLGEDPWVNITARYPEGTKVNARVTNLTDYGCFAELEEGVEGLVHVSEMDWTNKNIHPSKVVQVGDDVDVMVLDIDEERRRISLGIKQCTTNPWEDFSARYNKGDRVAGSIKSITDFGIFIGLEGGIDGLVHLSDISWTETGEEAVRQFKKGDEAEAVILSIDPERERISLGIKQLETDPVSEFLAVNDKGAIVTGRVVEVDAKEAHVELATDVVAILKASEISADRVEDARNVLSEGDSVEARIVGVDRKNRAINLSIKAKDQDDTRQNLKKLREESPESGGPTTIGDLIKQQMGQD
- a CDS encoding multidrug transporter, whose product is MATQLLIYRNVQPITRDKHSELSLKVSQDFGFAAEVNSVPLMAAEFPAAASDLPIVFTDADDGVLPVAVLGLAQDSNLMVDSDGQWRGEYVPAFLRRYPFVFASSEEGKTFTLCIDDSYPGINAEGKGERFFDSEGQRTQYLERVLSFLQDYQAHFQRTRAFGKRLMELDLLEDVQAQVRQGEGGSRTLTGFKAVNRSKLKGIDDNALKAMLASDELELLYIHLQSMRNFNRLSRLARGGERVEAQAKGDPAEQRVESTSEDDAPVH
- a CDS encoding channel protein TolC produces the protein MSRALPRRYLLPLAAASLLVAPLASATSLMQAYELARQNDPQFQADFYGKQATDERYDQARAALLPQVSANASYTETSQNIVSTDNEVFDSGSTSFPTTVYGISLEQSVYDYSRWAAFRQADTETQQAASELEVARQDLVLRVAERYFDALALYENLTFLQAEKEEVETNLNEARARYEDGLSREVDLLDAESRLLQVESRELEVENSLRDALNGLEEITGTLPDRLKPVSDELALERPDPDDQEEWTRLGLERNPRLQAAELAMEVANQEVRVRRGGHLPTLGLSVSYENDDTEGSLFGGGSQVETQIARLDLNIPIYSGGMVSSQVREGEQLIEVSRSRHDQVRRELDREVRAGYQGILTAMSRERALSESLRTNQRIVESRQVGYESGVTPLLDLLDAERELFFARSELAGARYDYLLGVLRLRHAAGVINAEDLQQIDALLDEPVDVFASQQPSF